The following coding sequences lie in one Myxococcota bacterium genomic window:
- a CDS encoding LLM class F420-dependent oxidoreductase gives MKIGVMSFNTEYTIRADRLASALEQRGFESLWLPEHTHIPIPPDGVVKSPLGEELPVEYRHMSDPFAGLAAAAAVTTRLTLGTCICLINQHHPIGLAKQVATLDQLSDGRFVFGVGAGWNVPEMQNHGVEFADRWQQAVERVAALKAIWTQERASFEGRWVRFGPMWQYPKPVQKPHPPIVLGTLDTPFGREQVARHADGWLPLTFNVSHTKRSIDDVRARMRKHGRDDTKLAVSLLFLEEKDQTADALRAAQDLGVERAILRLPVEPEARVLAFLDRAARVH, from the coding sequence ATGAAGATCGGCGTCATGTCCTTCAACACCGAGTACACCATCCGTGCGGACCGGCTCGCGAGCGCGCTCGAGCAGCGTGGCTTCGAGTCACTCTGGCTGCCCGAGCACACGCACATTCCCATTCCGCCCGACGGCGTGGTGAAGAGTCCGCTGGGCGAGGAGCTGCCGGTCGAGTACCGCCACATGTCCGATCCGTTCGCGGGCCTGGCCGCCGCGGCGGCAGTCACCACGCGACTCACGCTGGGCACCTGCATCTGCCTGATCAACCAGCACCACCCGATCGGCCTGGCCAAGCAGGTCGCCACGCTCGACCAGCTGTCGGACGGCCGCTTCGTCTTCGGCGTGGGCGCGGGCTGGAACGTGCCCGAGATGCAGAATCACGGCGTCGAGTTCGCGGACCGCTGGCAGCAGGCGGTCGAGCGCGTCGCGGCGCTGAAGGCGATCTGGACCCAGGAGCGCGCGAGCTTCGAGGGCCGCTGGGTGCGCTTCGGCCCCATGTGGCAGTACCCCAAGCCCGTGCAGAAGCCGCACCCGCCGATCGTGCTCGGCACGCTCGACACGCCCTTCGGCCGCGAGCAGGTGGCACGCCACGCCGACGGCTGGCTGCCGCTCACCTTCAACGTGAGTCACACCAAGCGCAGCATCGACGACGTGCGCGCGCGCATGCGCAAGCACGGGCGCGACGACACGAAGCTCGCCGTGTCACTCCTGTTCCTGGAAGAGAAGGACCAGACCGCCGACGCGCTGCGCGCCGCGCAGGACCTGGGCGTGGAGCGCGCCATCCTGCGCCTGCCGGTCGAGCCCGAGGCCCGGGTGCTGGCGTTCCTCGACCGCGCAGCTCGCGTGCACTAG
- a CDS encoding 2OG-Fe(II) oxygenase family protein, whose amino-acid sequence MAAESLIDLERYPLFQLDSARGRELVRAAHEERARRGMAVLPGFLRADALEGLRGECESLAKLGHFSEVPGTPYIELPPADLPDDHPRRTFQRTALTAVAYDLFPADSALRALYESDALMDFVRVLLGRERIFRYADPFGALNLASMSEGDELHWHYDQTDFVVSIAIQSSVSGGDFECVPLLRSEGDERYDLVREVLRGNGGDAVATIPMTPGTLMVFEGRRSLHRVSPIRGTRPRWVALLAYDTKPGTDSSPLLKRVRYGRLP is encoded by the coding sequence ATGGCGGCCGAATCGCTGATCGACCTCGAGCGCTATCCCCTGTTCCAGCTCGACTCCGCGCGCGGCCGCGAGCTGGTGCGCGCCGCGCACGAGGAGCGCGCGCGCCGCGGCATGGCCGTGCTGCCCGGCTTCCTGCGCGCCGACGCGCTGGAGGGGCTGCGCGGCGAGTGCGAGTCGCTCGCCAAGCTCGGCCACTTCTCCGAGGTCCCGGGCACGCCCTACATCGAGCTGCCGCCCGCCGACCTGCCCGACGACCACCCGCGCCGCACGTTCCAGCGCACCGCGCTCACCGCGGTGGCGTACGACCTGTTTCCCGCCGACAGCGCACTGCGCGCGCTCTACGAGAGCGACGCGCTCATGGACTTCGTGCGCGTGCTGCTCGGGCGCGAGCGCATCTTCCGCTACGCGGACCCGTTCGGGGCGCTGAATCTCGCCTCGATGAGCGAAGGCGACGAGCTGCACTGGCACTACGACCAGACCGACTTCGTCGTGTCGATCGCGATCCAGTCGAGTGTCTCGGGCGGCGACTTCGAGTGTGTGCCGCTGCTCCGGAGCGAGGGCGACGAGCGCTACGACCTGGTGCGCGAGGTGCTGCGCGGGAACGGCGGCGATGCGGTCGCGACCATTCCCATGACTCCCGGCACGCTCATGGTGTTCGAGGGGCGGCGGTCACTGCACCGCGTGTCGCCGATCCGGGGCACGCGGCCACGCTGGGTGGCGCTGCTCGCCTACGACACGAAGCCGGGGACCGACAGCTCCCCCCTGCTCAAGCGCGTGCGCTACGGGCGGCTGCCCTGA